In one Micromonospora polyrhachis genomic region, the following are encoded:
- a CDS encoding helix-turn-helix domain-containing protein, whose protein sequence is MATATTLEATALRLSEAAHRKDNPEHDALKSLFTLLAQIDPHGDVRIAAGSAGSVVLPALVVDLLRQVSAVLDRGDGLVVSEVARELTTSEAARVLGVSRPTLISLLDKGSIKSHKVGTHRRIALRDVLAYRRRRIQEQREAYEALMAEQDDLGIYE, encoded by the coding sequence ATGGCAACGGCGACGACGCTGGAAGCAACGGCGCTCCGACTTTCCGAGGCAGCCCACCGGAAGGACAACCCGGAACACGACGCACTGAAGTCCCTCTTCACCCTCCTCGCTCAAATCGATCCACACGGCGACGTACGCATAGCAGCCGGCAGCGCGGGATCTGTCGTCCTGCCCGCCCTCGTGGTCGATCTATTAAGGCAAGTAAGCGCCGTTCTGGACCGTGGAGACGGCTTGGTCGTAAGCGAAGTCGCGCGAGAGCTCACCACCAGTGAGGCCGCGCGAGTGCTGGGCGTGTCGAGACCGACGCTGATCAGCTTGCTCGACAAAGGCTCGATCAAGTCACACAAGGTGGGCACTCATCGGCGAATAGCGCTAAGAGATGTCCTCGCCTACCGTCGACGACGGATCCAAGAGCAGCGCGAGGCATATGAAGCCTTGATGGCCGAACAGGACGATTTGGGGATATACGAGTGA
- a CDS encoding DUF418 domain-containing protein — MAAQTVGRRVLDVDAIRGFALLGIFAVNVTFMASGYPGNLTIDPAFDSGLDNVVRTLSSVFIDMKFYVLFSFLFGYSFTLQMDSARRAGAAFSSRMLRRIVGLFAIGALHIALLYGGDVLTTYAVVCLVLFLLRNVTDRTAIRIAVGLYAVVLLSMVSSSLFLDSSAFLPEPAEALANGEQATQALLGGWGSNFEARLAGLPLLVLQAVSMQGPTALALFLLGMVAGRRQWLARISGNEPILRRIQWIGFPVGLLGSIAYATGGGNGNTLAVAASVATAPLLAAAYVATLLRIMHNPRTAFVRSALAPAGRMALSNYLAQSALGLIAFTGIGFGLAGTFSPLALFGFVAVVFAVQLAGSALWLRWFRYGPVEWVLRWLTNAQRPAIVASPRHQPPVEPTGPTPAGHDTVVSPNTVAEHRAESR; from the coding sequence GTGGCTGCGCAGACCGTCGGCCGACGCGTACTCGACGTCGATGCGATCCGGGGATTCGCACTCCTCGGAATCTTCGCCGTCAACGTCACGTTCATGGCCTCCGGCTATCCCGGGAACCTGACGATCGATCCCGCCTTCGACTCGGGACTGGACAACGTCGTCCGAACGTTGTCGTCCGTCTTCATCGACATGAAGTTCTACGTGCTCTTCTCGTTCCTCTTCGGATACAGCTTCACCCTGCAGATGGACTCCGCGCGGAGAGCCGGGGCCGCCTTCTCGTCGCGGATGCTCCGCCGAATCGTCGGACTCTTCGCCATAGGTGCCCTACACATCGCCCTCCTCTACGGCGGCGACGTCCTGACCACGTACGCCGTGGTCTGTCTCGTCCTGTTCCTGCTGCGCAACGTGACCGACCGCACCGCGATCCGGATCGCGGTCGGCCTCTACGCCGTCGTGCTGCTCAGCATGGTCTCCAGCTCCCTGTTCCTCGACAGTTCGGCGTTCCTGCCCGAACCGGCCGAGGCGCTGGCCAACGGCGAGCAGGCGACACAGGCGCTGCTCGGCGGGTGGGGGTCGAACTTCGAGGCACGCCTCGCGGGCCTACCGCTGCTGGTCCTCCAGGCGGTGAGCATGCAGGGACCGACCGCGCTGGCCCTGTTCCTGCTCGGCATGGTCGCCGGTCGCCGACAGTGGCTGGCACGGATATCGGGCAACGAACCGATCCTGCGCCGGATCCAGTGGATCGGCTTCCCCGTCGGGCTGCTCGGATCGATCGCCTACGCCACTGGCGGCGGCAACGGCAACACCCTCGCCGTCGCGGCCAGCGTCGCCACCGCACCCCTGCTGGCCGCCGCCTACGTGGCGACCCTCCTGCGGATCATGCACAATCCACGCACCGCGTTCGTACGGTCCGCGCTCGCCCCGGCCGGCCGGATGGCCCTCTCCAACTACCTGGCCCAGTCGGCCCTCGGTCTGATCGCCTTCACCGGCATCGGCTTCGGCCTCGCCGGCACGTTCTCCCCGCTGGCGCTCTTCGGTTTCGTCGCGGTCGTCTTCGCGGTCCAGTTGGCCGGGAGCGCACTGTGGCTGCGCTGGTTCCGCTACGGCCCCGTCGAGTGGGTGTTGCGCTGGCTCACCAACGCCCAGCGGCCGGCGATCGTCGCGTCGCCCCGACACCAACCCCCGGTCGAGCCCACCGGACCGACCCCCGCCGGTCACGACACCGTTGTCAGCCCCAACACCGTCGCCGAACACCGGGCCGAATCACGCTAG
- a CDS encoding MerR family transcriptional regulator — MRHYSPGETVERTGFSIDTLRYYERIGLLADVARNASGQRIFTEDHLAWLDILRCLRDTGMPIAQMIRYVECARDGDESFDIRIALLEEHDRQVEQKIAEMRDQQEHLRGKIQWYRLARQRTGESPAEAGQATV; from the coding sequence ATGCGGCACTACTCCCCGGGCGAGACCGTCGAACGGACCGGCTTCAGTATCGACACTCTGCGCTACTACGAGCGGATCGGACTGCTCGCCGACGTCGCGCGGAACGCCAGTGGGCAGCGGATCTTCACCGAGGACCATCTCGCCTGGCTCGACATTCTGCGGTGCCTTCGGGACACCGGAATGCCGATCGCCCAGATGATTCGGTACGTGGAGTGTGCCCGGGATGGGGACGAGTCGTTCGACATCCGCATCGCCCTGCTGGAGGAGCACGATCGGCAGGTCGAGCAGAAGATCGCCGAGATGCGCGACCAGCAGGAACACCTCCGAGGAAAGATCCAGTGGTATCGCCTGGCCCGGCAGCGCACCGGAGAGTCACCAGCCGAGGCGGGCCAGGCAACGGTCTAG
- a CDS encoding PIN domain-containing protein translates to MLPVPLTVFVDANVLYSRCLRDWLVLMALDSHRTAYDLRWSEAVLAEAFYHLRRNHPSAPAQQIERWRDLLDENFPEAKVAHWDPQSVPCPTDLNDHHVLAAAHSGKVDTLITRDGDIKDFQECLDQVGAGIDVQHVDDFLCMIADRYPDLVQRRFLHQVMYWQRRNKLSEEEAADSSIDSLDRAGAGRFAFLLSTDERFRIW, encoded by the coding sequence GTGCTGCCGGTGCCGCTCACGGTGTTCGTAGACGCCAACGTCCTATACTCGCGATGCCTACGTGATTGGTTGGTGCTGATGGCTCTCGACAGCCACCGCACCGCCTATGACCTTCGGTGGAGCGAGGCCGTTCTGGCCGAAGCCTTCTACCATCTACGCCGCAATCACCCAAGCGCGCCGGCACAGCAGATTGAGCGCTGGCGTGACCTGCTGGACGAAAATTTCCCTGAAGCTAAGGTCGCCCATTGGGACCCGCAATCCGTCCCCTGCCCCACCGACCTAAATGATCATCATGTATTGGCGGCCGCGCACAGCGGCAAAGTCGATACCTTGATCACCCGTGACGGGGACATCAAGGATTTCCAGGAGTGTCTCGACCAAGTCGGCGCTGGCATCGACGTACAACATGTCGACGATTTCCTCTGCATGATCGCCGATCGCTACCCAGACCTTGTTCAGCGACGATTCCTGCACCAGGTCATGTACTGGCAGCGTCGCAACAAGCTGAGCGAGGAGGAGGCTGCGGACTCCAGCATTGACAGCCTCGACCGAGCGGGCGCCGGACGCTTCGCATTTCTCCTCAGCACCGACGAGCGCTTCCGAATCTGGTAG
- a CDS encoding TetR/AcrR family transcriptional regulator, producing the protein MANRALPLVVARMWGRETASRHGPRPSLDLPRILQAAIGIADREGLESVRMSSVAAEVGMATMSLYRYVGSKDELLTLMADIAAPEPPALDGRPWRDYLAAWTRANRDFLLDRPWLLQISRSTPPVGPRSLRWLDRALAALAETGLGLGERINIASTLTGYAASQAALVLSMATGRTTAGGDDAISGMVGYSDVLSQVLDPTDYPELAVAVRSGAFGAAEEWVDEGDFTFGLDLLLDGIQTLVTRRDGGSEVRW; encoded by the coding sequence ATGGCGAACCGGGCTCTTCCCCTGGTGGTGGCCCGGATGTGGGGCCGCGAGACGGCCTCCCGACACGGTCCCCGGCCGAGCCTCGACCTGCCCAGGATTCTCCAAGCGGCGATCGGGATCGCCGACCGGGAGGGGCTGGAGAGTGTGCGGATGAGTAGCGTCGCCGCCGAGGTCGGCATGGCGACGATGTCCCTCTACCGGTACGTCGGCAGCAAGGACGAGTTGCTGACCCTGATGGCCGACATCGCCGCCCCGGAACCGCCCGCCCTCGACGGGCGACCCTGGCGTGACTACCTCGCTGCCTGGACCCGCGCCAACCGGGACTTCCTCCTCGACCGGCCCTGGCTGTTGCAGATCTCCCGTAGCACCCCACCGGTCGGACCTCGAAGCCTGCGCTGGCTCGATCGGGCGCTCGCCGCGCTCGCCGAAACCGGGCTCGGCCTCGGCGAGCGGATCAACATCGCGAGCACGCTCACCGGCTACGCCGCCAGTCAGGCGGCCCTCGTCCTGAGCATGGCCACCGGCCGAACCACGGCCGGCGGCGACGATGCGATCAGCGGGATGGTCGGCTACAGCGACGTTCTCAGTCAGGTCCTCGACCCAACGGACTACCCGGAACTCGCCGTCGCTGTTCGCTCCGGTGCGTTTGGTGCCGCCGAGGAGTGGGTCGACGAGGGCGACTTCACCTTCGGACTCGACCTG
- a CDS encoding helix-turn-helix transcriptional regulator, whose protein sequence is MLLGRDADRAVLRTAVERARAGYSAALVLRGEAGIGKSALLDDTATGSGLTVLRCAGYESEAEMPFASLHLLLYPVLGRAEALPELQRTALLGALGVGPAAGRDPLLIGASVLTLLGDLAEDQPVLCLVDDAHWLDESSARTLRFVARRLHADAVAMIFAARPEFDPAGLPEHWLDGIGASDCVALLDRWAPGLDRVARERIVRESGGNPLALRELPRVVGDQAHLPGPLPLPQRIEHAFGTRIARMTPDVRTVLTIAAADETAGLGNLLRATATCGISRDELRAALREAEQAELLRVSGGRIIFTHPLLRAAAYQQADFDERLAAHRALAEAAAAEPDQQAWHLAAAATGPDDTAARALELTAERAQGRSGHAAAAAALERAAELTGDPGLRGRRLIEAAVAANHAGQQNRTRHLLDQIDEIPTDPLRAARYYELEARVAFDSGDAARAHDLLVEASTALAEVDPVAAHAVLVDAGRNAWQLSDPSRLTDAAERLAKLGPAPDGLAAAVAAVTGAARLLTVGPVDALPAMRPLVAEGLRSRGAYALRLNAAFVAGIVGDFNAGGSIARQVVDDCRVAGAIGWLPLAHVTLATAELYLGRFRNAVSSATEGLQLTTDTGQPNRAGYLEGVLAWIAAVQGDEEECLRLSAQCHDGFTTHRIANGLAWAIWARAMLDLAHGRAAEAMTRLETALDGPVRHQAHAVYFAPDQVECAVRLGEPERGRVPCDRFGTWAEAAGQNWAQAVWHRCQGMLAPDTDVADQHFTAALRAHADGSRPWEIARTHLAFGERLRRDRRKNQARSQLRTAREMFERLPAQPWADRAAAELRAAGEQTQVDPTVDLLAALSPQELQIVKLAHAGLTNREIAAQLFLSPKTVSYHLYRAFPKLNVASRRQLARLDLPG, encoded by the coding sequence ATGCTGCTGGGGCGGGACGCTGACCGGGCTGTCCTGCGGACCGCCGTGGAGCGGGCGCGCGCTGGTTACAGTGCCGCACTTGTGCTTCGGGGCGAAGCCGGCATCGGCAAGAGTGCCCTGCTCGACGACACCGCCACCGGCTCGGGGCTGACCGTGCTGCGCTGCGCCGGGTACGAATCCGAGGCGGAGATGCCTTTCGCCTCGCTTCACCTGCTGCTCTATCCGGTGCTCGGCCGTGCGGAGGCACTGCCCGAGTTGCAGCGCACCGCCCTGCTCGGTGCGCTCGGGGTGGGCCCGGCCGCCGGTCGTGACCCACTGCTCATCGGTGCCTCCGTGTTGACCCTGCTCGGCGACCTGGCCGAGGACCAGCCGGTGCTCTGCCTTGTCGACGACGCGCACTGGCTTGACGAGTCCTCCGCGCGGACACTGCGCTTCGTCGCCCGGCGGTTGCACGCCGACGCCGTAGCGATGATCTTCGCGGCGCGTCCCGAGTTCGACCCCGCCGGTCTGCCGGAGCACTGGCTCGACGGGATCGGGGCCTCGGACTGCGTCGCCCTGCTGGATCGGTGGGCTCCCGGCCTGGATCGGGTGGCCCGGGAACGGATCGTCCGGGAGAGTGGGGGCAATCCGCTGGCCCTGCGCGAGCTGCCGCGCGTCGTGGGGGATCAGGCCCACCTACCCGGTCCGCTCCCGCTGCCGCAGCGCATCGAGCATGCCTTCGGTACGCGAATCGCACGGATGACGCCGGACGTGCGTACCGTGCTCACCATCGCCGCCGCCGACGAAACCGCCGGGCTCGGCAATTTGCTACGCGCCACCGCGACCTGCGGGATCTCGCGCGACGAACTGCGTGCCGCCCTACGGGAGGCCGAGCAGGCCGAGCTGCTGCGAGTGTCCGGTGGCCGGATCATCTTCACCCATCCGTTGCTGCGGGCCGCCGCGTACCAGCAGGCCGACTTCGACGAGCGGCTGGCCGCGCATCGGGCGCTCGCCGAAGCAGCCGCCGCGGAGCCGGACCAGCAGGCGTGGCACCTCGCCGCCGCGGCGACCGGCCCCGACGACACCGCAGCCCGCGCCCTCGAACTGACCGCCGAGCGGGCGCAGGGTCGCAGCGGACACGCCGCGGCAGCGGCGGCGCTGGAACGCGCCGCCGAGTTGACCGGCGACCCCGGGCTGCGCGGTCGCCGGCTGATCGAGGCCGCGGTCGCGGCGAACCATGCCGGACAACAGAACCGGACTCGACACCTGTTGGACCAGATCGACGAAATTCCCACGGACCCGCTCCGGGCCGCTCGCTACTACGAACTTGAGGCCCGCGTCGCGTTCGACTCCGGGGACGCCGCCCGGGCACACGATCTGCTGGTCGAGGCGTCCACGGCACTCGCCGAGGTGGACCCGGTCGCGGCGCACGCCGTACTGGTCGACGCCGGCCGCAACGCCTGGCAGCTCAGCGATCCGTCGCGGTTGACGGACGCGGCCGAACGGCTGGCGAAGCTGGGGCCTGCCCCGGACGGCCTGGCGGCGGCGGTCGCCGCCGTCACCGGGGCCGCCAGACTGCTCACCGTCGGACCGGTGGATGCCCTGCCTGCCATGCGTCCGCTGGTCGCCGAGGGGCTGCGATCCCGTGGTGCCTACGCCCTCCGGCTCAATGCCGCCTTCGTAGCGGGCATCGTCGGCGATTTCAACGCTGGCGGCAGCATCGCCCGGCAGGTCGTCGACGACTGCCGTGTCGCTGGCGCGATCGGCTGGTTGCCACTCGCACATGTCACACTCGCCACGGCCGAGCTGTATCTCGGACGGTTCCGCAACGCCGTCTCATCGGCCACCGAGGGCTTACAACTGACCACCGACACCGGCCAGCCGAACCGCGCCGGATACCTGGAAGGCGTGCTCGCCTGGATCGCCGCCGTGCAGGGCGACGAGGAGGAGTGTCTGCGCCTCAGCGCCCAGTGTCACGACGGCTTCACCACCCACCGCATCGCCAACGGACTCGCCTGGGCAATCTGGGCCCGAGCGATGCTCGACCTTGCCCATGGTCGCGCCGCCGAGGCCATGACGCGGCTGGAGACGGCCCTGGACGGACCGGTACGGCATCAGGCCCACGCGGTCTACTTCGCCCCTGACCAGGTCGAATGCGCAGTGCGCCTGGGCGAGCCGGAACGCGGCCGTGTGCCCTGCGACCGATTCGGGACCTGGGCTGAGGCGGCCGGGCAGAACTGGGCGCAGGCCGTCTGGCACCGCTGCCAAGGCATGCTTGCCCCCGACACCGACGTCGCGGACCAGCACTTCACGGCGGCGTTGCGTGCGCACGCGGACGGCTCACGGCCGTGGGAGATCGCCCGTACCCACCTGGCCTTCGGTGAGCGGTTGCGCCGGGACCGGCGAAAGAACCAGGCCCGGTCGCAGCTGCGGACCGCACGGGAGATGTTCGAACGGCTACCGGCTCAGCCGTGGGCCGACCGGGCGGCGGCGGAACTGCGTGCCGCCGGAGAGCAGACGCAGGTCGACCCGACGGTCGACCTGCTCGCGGCGCTCTCACCGCAGGAATTGCAGATAGTCAAGCTGGCTCACGCCGGATTGACCAACCGGGAGATAGCCGCGCAGCTCTTCCTCAGCCCGAAGACCGTCAGCTACCACCTTTACCGAGCGTTCCCCAAACTCAACGTCGCCAGCCGGCGTCAGTTGGCGCGCCTCGACCTGCCCGGGTGA
- a CDS encoding TetR/AcrR family transcriptional regulator C-terminal domain-containing protein has translation MALVDVFDVQLYESGHVGQLNVGQQRPDDRARAVRADENVAAGSVAAMERQIPAPVGSWGRRDEPVLPRNRVTGEGNEQKFTQYAAVDLGLRRAVGALNAFIVGALRREIAERRTARSTGTDESAWQAALGPYLTRMLETGRYPTVARLVIDGAHLNAEETFHHNLITVLDGITNHPHT, from the coding sequence ATGGCGCTGGTCGACGTCTTCGATGTTCAGCTCTACGAGAGTGGCCACGTAGGACAGTTGAACGTCGGCCAGCAACGGCCGGACGACAGAGCGCGCGCCGTCCGCGCCGATGAGAATGTCGCAGCCGGTTCGGTGGCCGCCATGGAACGCCAGATCCCAGCCCCTGTCGGGTCGTGGGGTCGCCGCGACGAGCCGGTGCTGCCACGCAACCGTGTCACCGGGGAGGGAAACGAGCAGAAGTTCACGCAGTACGCTGCGGTCGATCTCGGTCTCCGGCGGGCTGTGGGCGCCCTCAACGCGTTCATCGTCGGAGCGCTCCGCAGAGAGATCGCCGAGCGCCGCACCGCCCGTTCCACCGGCACTGACGAGTCCGCCTGGCAAGCCGCCCTCGGGCCCTACCTGACACGCATGCTCGAAACAGGCCGCTACCCCACCGTCGCCCGGCTCGTCATCGACGGCGCACACCTCAACGCCGAGGAAACCTTCCACCACAACCTGATCACCGTCCTGGATGGCATCACCAACCATCCCCACACCTGA
- a CDS encoding aldo/keto reductase, with the protein MSGRDFVLGAMDFGTKVDETTSMALLDHFVEHGGVWIDTANCYSFWSDPSGVGGQSETVIGRWLAQRPGVRDRIRISTKVRQQPTVPGNWPESAEGLSASAIEDAVRLSLKRLGTDRIDLYWAHADDRAVPLAETVEAFGRLVDAGVVDRLGASNHAIWRIERARQIAREQNITDYTAVQLRYSYVQPRPNAVLPDAGHQLVSPEALDYLRSEPGLILWVYTSLLNGGYTRADRPFPEAYDHPGTTRRLAVLAEIADEVGATRNQVVLSWLTGGDPIATPIVGVSSIAQLDEALGARELALTVEQRRRLDEPA; encoded by the coding sequence ATGAGCGGACGTGACTTCGTCCTCGGCGCGATGGACTTCGGGACCAAGGTGGACGAGACCACCTCGATGGCCCTGCTGGACCACTTCGTCGAGCACGGCGGTGTCTGGATCGACACGGCGAACTGTTACTCGTTCTGGTCCGATCCGAGCGGTGTCGGCGGGCAGAGCGAGACGGTGATCGGGCGATGGCTGGCCCAGCGTCCCGGGGTGCGCGACCGGATCCGGATCAGCACCAAGGTACGTCAGCAGCCAACGGTGCCGGGCAACTGGCCGGAGTCGGCCGAGGGGTTGTCGGCCTCCGCGATCGAGGACGCCGTACGGCTCAGCCTGAAGCGGCTCGGCACCGACCGAATCGACCTCTACTGGGCACACGCAGACGATCGCGCGGTGCCGTTGGCCGAGACGGTCGAGGCGTTCGGCCGGCTGGTCGACGCCGGAGTCGTGGACCGGCTCGGGGCGTCCAACCACGCGATCTGGCGAATCGAGCGGGCCCGCCAGATCGCCCGGGAACAGAACATCACTGATTACACCGCCGTGCAACTTCGCTATTCGTACGTGCAGCCACGACCGAATGCGGTGCTGCCCGACGCCGGACATCAACTGGTCTCCCCGGAGGCGCTGGATTATCTGCGCAGTGAGCCGGGCCTGATCCTGTGGGTCTACACGTCCCTGCTCAACGGCGGCTACACCCGGGCCGACCGGCCATTCCCGGAGGCGTACGACCACCCCGGGACGACCCGCCGCTTGGCGGTGCTGGCTGAGATCGCCGACGAGGTGGGAGCCACCCGGAACCAGGTGGTGCTGAGCTGGCTCACCGGGGGCGATCCCATCGCGACGCCGATCGTCGGGGTGAGCAGCATCGCGCAGTTGGACGAGGCGCTGGGTGCCCGCGAGTTGGCGCTGACCGTCGAGCAGCGCCGCCGCCTGGACGAGCCAGCCTGA